From Salinicoccus roseus, one genomic window encodes:
- a CDS encoding pyridoxamine 5'-phosphate oxidase family protein: MSTYERKTPMSQGERTLQSRYGTKRRADAFYTNQMIDHLNPDMAQFISDQEMVFISTADAKGNCDNSLRAGDPGFMRVLDAYTLLYPEYRGNGVMASLGNISENPHIGLMFIDFFTHHIGLHVNGSAAIIENEDLPAIGLDADEIKQMHAEEHGRAERWVKISVDEAYIHCSKHIPRLVKKSDVTDWGTDDEKKKGGDFFNVKGRK, translated from the coding sequence ATGTCTACATATGAAAGGAAGACTCCCATGTCCCAAGGCGAACGCACCCTCCAGTCACGATACGGCACGAAAAGACGTGCCGATGCATTCTACACGAACCAGATGATCGATCACCTGAATCCTGATATGGCGCAGTTCATTTCAGACCAGGAAATGGTCTTCATCTCGACGGCCGATGCCAAAGGCAACTGCGACAATTCACTCCGAGCCGGCGACCCTGGGTTTATGAGGGTACTCGATGCATACACCCTCCTCTACCCCGAATACCGCGGCAACGGCGTCATGGCAAGTCTCGGCAACATCTCCGAGAACCCCCACATCGGACTGATGTTCATCGACTTCTTCACCCACCATATCGGTCTGCACGTAAACGGCAGTGCCGCAATCATCGAAAATGAAGACCTCCCCGCCATCGGGCTCGATGCCGACGAAATCAAGCAGATGCATGCAGAAGAGCATGGGCGTGCCGAGCGCTGGGTGAAGATCAGTGTGGACGAAGCCTACATCCATTGCTCCAAGCATATCCCCCGCCTGGTGAAGAAATCCGATGTCACCGACTGGGGCACTGATGACGAGAAGAAGAAGGGCGGCGACTTCTTCAATGTGAAAGGCCGGAAATAG
- a CDS encoding LLM class flavin-dependent oxidoreductase, with amino-acid sequence MKLGILDQMPQPKGKTAEETASHTIEMAQKAEDLGYERYWFAEHHATRGMVSSAPEIMMAAVASRTSRLKVGSGGILLPQYSPFKVASQVTQLESLFPGRIEAGVGRSPGGGEFLRRLLADGKPNQMAEYPDKLKDLIQHLDGSAKVRAAPRTTGRPKLFSLGLGENSAVLAGILGIGYVFGHFIRPDRGVEAFRAYHDAFEPGFMEKPVARACVFVVCGEDDAHAETLAKEQDIWLLNVEKGLDSQVPTPEAAQKKYETLSGKEGEKVAENRRRMIIGGPETVKRELDHYRELYGCDDWLILCNLHDWKEKQRSFERLAGIYLQQP; translated from the coding sequence ATGAAATTGGGCATCCTGGATCAAATGCCGCAGCCGAAGGGCAAGACGGCTGAAGAGACGGCATCACATACGATTGAAATGGCACAGAAGGCGGAGGACCTTGGATATGAACGCTACTGGTTTGCAGAGCACCATGCTACGCGCGGCATGGTATCGAGCGCGCCGGAGATTATGATGGCGGCAGTGGCTTCCCGGACCAGCAGGCTCAAAGTGGGCAGCGGGGGCATCCTGCTGCCGCAGTACAGCCCGTTCAAGGTCGCTTCACAGGTCACACAGCTCGAGTCGCTCTTTCCCGGCCGCATTGAAGCGGGTGTCGGGCGTTCGCCCGGCGGCGGGGAGTTCCTCCGCAGGCTGCTGGCTGACGGCAAGCCGAACCAGATGGCCGAATATCCGGATAAATTGAAGGATCTGATCCAGCACCTGGACGGCAGTGCGAAGGTTCGGGCCGCGCCACGTACCACTGGACGCCCGAAGCTCTTTTCGCTCGGCCTTGGAGAGAACAGTGCTGTACTTGCAGGCATACTCGGCATCGGCTATGTATTCGGCCACTTCATCCGCCCGGACCGCGGCGTGGAGGCATTCCGGGCCTACCATGACGCATTCGAACCGGGGTTCATGGAAAAGCCTGTCGCCCGTGCATGTGTCTTCGTAGTGTGCGGTGAGGATGATGCCCATGCAGAGACGCTCGCAAAGGAACAGGACATCTGGCTCCTGAACGTGGAGAAGGGGCTCGACAGTCAGGTTCCGACGCCGGAGGCGGCACAGAAGAAGTATGAAACGCTGAGTGGCAAGGAAGGTGAAAAAGTGGCGGAGAACCGCCGGCGCATGATCATCGGCGGGCCGGAGACAGTCAAAAGGGAGCTCGACCACTACCGGGAGCTTTATGGATGCGACGATTGGCTCATCCTGTGCAATCTCCACGACTGGAAGGAGAAGCAGCGTTCATTCGAACGGCTTGCCGGAATTTATCTGCAGCAGCCCTGA
- a CDS encoding YfcC family protein, with amino-acid sequence MKQQKHPNKRRLEMPDTYVILFLVLVATAIATYFVPAGAFEREQVDGVERVVSGTYESTAQDPVGFMDVFMALQTGMVESAGLIFLVLFAGGMFEVVERSGAITGGIMSAVDKMRGREFLLIAVISILFALGGATGAVANSVIPFVAIGVMLARALKLDAIVAVSITFGATFIGFAAGFLNPYTVGIAHAIAELPLFSGMLFRVIAFILLVGVTIWYTWVYAKRIMRDPSRSLMGILEDEGDVVEMKDAPFTLRHKLILAWVATALAFFVFAVIQFQWTTNHMAAFFIIIGLVAGIIAGMNYNKLTLTFLEGCKNLVYGALIIGVARAVLVVMEQANILDTIVNALSVPLGALTPVLAAIGMFIANTVFNFFVPSGSGQAAIIMPIQTPLADMIGVTRQVAVQSFQFGDGFSNSIFPTSGPLMASLAVAGVPWIKWAKWLLPLFLIWSVIAMSVLAIGVWINWGPL; translated from the coding sequence GTGAAACAGCAGAAGCATCCAAATAAAAGGCGTCTTGAGATGCCGGATACATATGTCATCCTGTTCCTTGTACTTGTGGCAACGGCGATCGCAACATATTTCGTACCTGCCGGGGCATTTGAGAGGGAACAGGTGGACGGTGTCGAGCGTGTGGTTTCAGGCACATACGAGAGTACTGCACAGGATCCGGTCGGCTTCATGGATGTATTCATGGCCCTGCAGACCGGGATGGTCGAATCGGCTGGACTCATATTCCTTGTGCTGTTTGCCGGAGGCATGTTCGAAGTGGTTGAACGTTCCGGGGCGATAACCGGAGGCATCATGAGTGCGGTGGATAAGATGCGCGGCAGGGAATTCCTGCTCATTGCTGTCATCTCCATCCTGTTTGCACTGGGCGGTGCAACCGGGGCCGTGGCGAACTCAGTCATTCCATTCGTCGCCATCGGCGTCATGCTGGCACGTGCCCTGAAGCTCGATGCGATTGTTGCGGTCTCCATCACGTTTGGCGCGACATTCATCGGTTTTGCAGCTGGGTTCCTGAACCCATATACGGTCGGCATCGCGCATGCGATTGCAGAGCTGCCGCTTTTCTCCGGCATGCTTTTCAGGGTCATTGCATTCATACTGCTGGTCGGTGTGACCATCTGGTACACGTGGGTCTATGCCAAACGCATCATGCGTGATCCGTCACGCAGCCTGATGGGCATCCTTGAAGATGAAGGGGACGTGGTGGAAATGAAGGATGCGCCGTTCACCCTGCGCCATAAACTCATACTGGCCTGGGTGGCGACAGCACTGGCCTTCTTCGTATTCGCGGTCATCCAGTTCCAATGGACGACGAACCATATGGCAGCGTTCTTCATCATCATTGGTCTTGTAGCAGGTATCATTGCCGGCATGAACTATAACAAGCTCACACTGACGTTTCTTGAAGGGTGCAAGAATCTGGTCTACGGCGCACTGATCATCGGGGTGGCCCGTGCGGTGCTTGTCGTGATGGAACAGGCAAACATTCTGGATACCATCGTCAATGCCCTGTCCGTGCCTCTCGGTGCCCTGACACCTGTGCTGGCAGCAATCGGCATGTTCATCGCAAACACCGTGTTCAACTTCTTTGTTCCTTCGGGGAGTGGTCAGGCAGCGATCATCATGCCGATCCAGACACCGCTTGCAGACATGATCGGGGTCACACGACAGGTGGCCGTCCAGTCGTTCCAGTTCGGCGACGGATTCTCCAACAGCATCTTCCCGACTTCCGGGCCACTGATGGCGAGTCTCGCAGTCGCAGGCGTGCCATGGATCAAGTGGGCAAAGTGGCTGCTGCCGCTGTTCCTCATCTGGTCGGTCATTGCAATGTCTGTACTTGCCATCGGCGTCTGGATCAACTGGGGACCGCTATAG
- a CDS encoding SLC13 family permease, which produces MTAEMIFVALMIVLMLLGLLFEAARADLIVFFFLVVFLLTGIISTEQALSGFSNEGMLTVLLLFIVAGAIQKHGIIENYIDRLLSDHRGTKRSMIKLLAPISLFSGFLNNTPIVVTLTPILKNWCQQNGIAPSKFLIPLSYVTILGGTITLIGTSTNLVVHGLLIQSGREGFGFFQLSVVGLPIAVAGLIYIFTLGYRLLPDTLGAKEQIRKEVKEFLAEAVIEKGYEHINGRIVDAVNNSLKGIYIIEIIRNDTRIFPVTPNTIIEEGDHLLFSGTLNTIASVQKQKGITLKTGTDQTLDSLKDDKFELIEAVISHQSGLVGKSVKSAHFRSKYNAGVIAVHRNNERIKGRVGEIMLKPGDTILLLAGNDFMEMHMHSIDFYVVTSLSPPEPLNQSSAKGWAGLALLLVMISSVTLGFLSMFEAMLIAVILLMLFKFIDADEMLSYIQFNVILLIASAFGVGAAMMESGLAQFLAENMLMIARPLGVIGVIAILYIMTNIFTELITNTGAAVLMFPIAMEMATQMDMDYMGLTVTIAIAASASFITPIGYQTNLIVYGPGGYKFTDYIKVGAPLSLMTMVISTLIIYTVWF; this is translated from the coding sequence ATGACAGCTGAAATGATTTTTGTTGCCCTGATGATAGTGCTGATGCTGCTTGGTCTGCTGTTTGAAGCCGCCCGGGCCGACCTGATCGTATTCTTCTTTCTCGTGGTTTTCCTGCTGACAGGCATCATTTCAACGGAACAGGCATTGAGCGGCTTCTCCAATGAAGGGATGCTCACCGTCCTGCTGCTCTTCATCGTTGCGGGTGCCATACAGAAGCATGGAATCATAGAAAACTACATCGACCGTCTGCTCAGTGACCATAGGGGGACGAAGCGGTCGATGATCAAGCTCCTCGCCCCGATTTCACTATTTTCCGGTTTCCTCAATAATACGCCGATTGTAGTGACGCTCACACCGATCCTGAAGAACTGGTGCCAGCAGAATGGGATCGCACCATCGAAATTCCTGATCCCGCTGTCCTATGTGACGATTCTCGGGGGCACCATCACACTGATCGGCACATCGACGAACCTGGTGGTGCACGGGTTGTTGATCCAGTCCGGGCGGGAAGGCTTCGGCTTCTTCCAGCTTTCAGTCGTCGGTCTGCCGATTGCGGTCGCCGGCCTGATCTATATTTTCACCCTTGGCTACCGCCTGCTGCCGGACACGCTCGGCGCCAAGGAGCAGATACGCAAAGAAGTGAAGGAGTTTCTGGCGGAGGCGGTGATCGAAAAGGGTTATGAACACATCAATGGCAGGATCGTCGATGCGGTGAACAACTCATTGAAGGGCATATACATCATCGAGATCATCCGCAACGACACCCGCATCTTCCCCGTGACACCGAACACCATCATAGAAGAAGGTGACCACCTGCTGTTCTCGGGAACGCTCAATACGATCGCATCCGTGCAGAAGCAGAAGGGCATCACCCTGAAGACAGGTACTGACCAGACACTCGACAGTCTGAAGGATGACAAGTTCGAGCTGATCGAGGCAGTCATCTCCCACCAGTCCGGCCTGGTGGGGAAGTCGGTGAAATCGGCTCATTTCCGTTCCAAGTACAACGCCGGCGTCATTGCTGTGCACCGCAATAATGAACGGATCAAGGGCCGCGTCGGCGAAATCATGCTCAAGCCGGGGGATACGATACTGCTGCTCGCCGGCAATGACTTCATGGAGATGCATATGCATTCCATCGACTTCTATGTCGTCACTTCGCTGTCGCCGCCGGAACCGCTGAATCAGAGCAGCGCCAAAGGCTGGGCAGGACTCGCGCTGCTGCTCGTCATGATTTCATCGGTCACACTCGGATTCCTGTCGATGTTCGAAGCGATGCTGATAGCGGTCATCCTACTCATGCTCTTCAAATTCATAGATGCCGACGAGATGCTGAGCTACATCCAGTTCAACGTCATCCTGCTCATCGCCAGTGCATTCGGCGTGGGGGCGGCGATGATGGAATCGGGCCTCGCCCAGTTCCTTGCTGAAAATATGCTGATGATCGCAAGGCCGCTCGGTGTCATCGGCGTCATCGCGATCCTCTACATCATGACGAACATCTTCACTGAACTGATCACCAACACCGGTGCAGCCGTACTGATGTTCCCGATTGCGATGGAGATGGCCACACAGATGGACATGGACTACATGGGCCTAACGGTCACCATCGCCATCGCGGCTTCCGCAAGCTTCATCACACCAATCGGCTACCAGACGAACCTGATCGTCTATGGGCCGGGCGGGTACAAGTTTACAGACTACATCAAAGTGGGCGCCCCGCTGTCATTGATGACGATGGTGATTTCCACACTGATCATCTATACCGTATGGTTCTAG
- a CDS encoding glutathione peroxidase translates to MSIYDIEVKKANGETYSLDKYKGRPMLIANTASQCGLRGQYDDLEALHQEYKNQDLVVLGFPSNQFNNQEPGSGQDAEEACRINHGVTFDIHDIIDVNGENAHPLFKHLRKEADGLMGDKIKWNFTKFLVDRDGNVISRVAPTTSPLKMKKDIEKVL, encoded by the coding sequence ATGAGTATCTATGATATAGAAGTCAAGAAGGCGAACGGAGAAACCTATTCACTCGACAAGTACAAAGGACGGCCCATGCTGATCGCGAACACGGCAAGCCAGTGCGGACTGCGCGGACAGTACGATGACTTGGAAGCCCTCCATCAGGAATATAAGAATCAGGATCTCGTGGTCCTCGGCTTCCCATCCAACCAGTTCAACAACCAGGAGCCGGGATCGGGGCAGGATGCAGAAGAGGCATGCCGCATCAACCACGGCGTCACCTTCGACATCCATGACATCATCGACGTCAACGGAGAAAACGCCCACCCACTTTTCAAGCATTTGAGAAAAGAGGCGGATGGCCTGATGGGCGACAAGATCAAATGGAACTTCACAAAATTCCTTGTCGACCGTGACGGCAACGTCATCTCCCGTGTAGCACCGACGACATCCCCGCTCAAAATGAAGAAAGACATCGAAAAGGTACTCTGA
- a CDS encoding acetamidase/formamidase family protein, protein MSERQAKQTVYVDQFTNGILDPGDEMRYTVKDGGHIVANTAPGCWGPMITPELKGGHEVTKPVFVEGAEVGDAIAIHINSIRVTSMATASGNDKPMEGRFTGDPFVAGICPNCGAKNPRSRIEGIGQGAVRCVECGEDVTPFTFTNAYTMAFDEKRTLGLTLGQEGAEKIAHEAKRYMSTPENSIQNPVVTFAPHDIVGALARVVPFLGQLGTTPARPFPDSHNAGDFGQFLIDAPHEYGITEDQLVDRTDGHMDINRVREGVTVICPVKVQGGGVYLGDMHAMQGNGEIAGHTTDVSGIVDLKVEVIKNLVIEGPIILPLEEDLPVLAKPFTAKEIERAQALAAEWHIEEIEETYPVSFVGTGADLNGATLNGMERAAALFKIDVPEVMNRATITGSIDIGRNPGVVTVTFLAPMDYLSKAGILDQVEEMYR, encoded by the coding sequence ATGTCAGAACGGCAAGCGAAGCAGACAGTCTATGTCGACCAGTTCACCAATGGAATCCTCGATCCAGGCGATGAGATGCGGTATACCGTCAAAGATGGCGGTCATATCGTCGCCAACACGGCCCCCGGCTGCTGGGGCCCGATGATCACTCCTGAACTTAAAGGCGGTCATGAAGTGACGAAACCGGTATTCGTCGAGGGCGCAGAAGTCGGTGATGCCATAGCAATCCACATTAACTCCATACGTGTAACTTCGATGGCTACGGCTTCCGGCAACGATAAGCCTATGGAAGGGAGATTCACAGGTGATCCATTCGTCGCCGGCATCTGCCCGAACTGTGGTGCTAAGAACCCTCGCTCAAGGATCGAAGGCATCGGCCAGGGGGCAGTCAGGTGTGTGGAATGCGGGGAAGACGTCACCCCCTTCACCTTCACCAATGCGTATACGATGGCTTTCGATGAAAAACGGACGCTCGGCCTGACATTGGGCCAGGAAGGGGCGGAAAAGATTGCGCATGAAGCGAAACGCTACATGTCGACGCCGGAAAACTCCATACAGAATCCAGTCGTCACCTTTGCGCCCCACGATATCGTCGGCGCCCTGGCACGTGTCGTTCCATTCCTGGGGCAGTTGGGTACAACTCCTGCGAGGCCTTTCCCGGATTCCCACAACGCCGGGGACTTCGGCCAGTTCCTGATTGATGCGCCCCATGAATACGGCATTACGGAAGATCAGCTGGTCGACCGCACCGATGGCCATATGGACATCAACCGGGTCCGTGAAGGTGTGACGGTCATCTGCCCCGTCAAAGTTCAGGGGGGCGGCGTCTATCTCGGAGATATGCACGCCATGCAGGGGAACGGTGAAATTGCAGGCCACACGACGGATGTATCAGGCATCGTCGACTTGAAGGTCGAGGTCATAAAGAACCTCGTCATTGAAGGCCCCATCATCCTTCCTCTTGAGGAGGACCTGCCTGTACTCGCTAAACCATTTACCGCGAAGGAGATCGAGAGGGCGCAGGCTCTGGCAGCAGAGTGGCATATTGAAGAAATCGAGGAGACGTACCCGGTTTCTTTCGTCGGTACAGGCGCCGACCTGAATGGAGCGACGCTCAATGGCATGGAACGCGCAGCCGCCCTCTTCAAGATTGATGTGCCGGAAGTCATGAACCGTGCGACCATTACAGGCTCCATCGATATCGGACGGAATCCTGGTGTCGTCACCGTCACGTTCCTCGCCCCGATGGACTATCTGAGTAAGGCAGGCATTCTGGATCAGGTTGAAGAAATGTACAGGTAG
- a CDS encoding M20 metallopeptidase family protein, producing MKNALFEQLENLYPEMVKARRHLHMYPELSFKEQFTPEYVRQHLESLGIECRTHVGGNGVVGTLHGGKPGPTVALRADFDALPIQDEKDVPYKSTIDGVSHACGHDVHTAALMAVETVLAGVKEELAGTVVFIHQFAEELPPGGAQLMIADGCLEGVDYIYGAHVWADDDYGTIGFIPGPAMAGGDNFEITIQGKGGHGAIPHTTVDPLVTMSQLVVNLQQIVSRKMDPNTANVVTIGKFHSGEATNVIPDTATISGTTRTFDAESKDVMEQWIRMMSESTAAQNGATAKVDFTYGCVPLINSEAETEQLKVLTEQHLPDMTVEEKTPMMTSEDFAYYLEHVPGSFFFVGARNPEIDAVHPHHHPKFDVDERAMIEIGKVFILAVLHHMDGLEVADCETAEASK from the coding sequence ATGAAGAACGCACTATTTGAGCAGCTGGAGAATCTATACCCCGAGATGGTGAAGGCGCGCAGGCATCTGCATATGTACCCGGAACTATCCTTCAAGGAGCAGTTTACGCCGGAGTATGTCAGGCAGCACCTGGAATCACTCGGGATTGAATGCAGGACCCATGTCGGCGGCAACGGTGTAGTCGGCACCCTGCATGGGGGGAAGCCGGGACCGACGGTGGCGCTGCGTGCGGATTTTGATGCCCTTCCGATCCAGGACGAGAAGGATGTTCCGTATAAATCGACGATTGACGGCGTGAGCCATGCATGCGGACATGATGTGCATACAGCTGCATTGATGGCGGTTGAGACTGTGCTTGCAGGTGTGAAAGAGGAACTGGCGGGCACTGTGGTGTTCATCCATCAATTTGCAGAGGAGCTGCCACCGGGTGGTGCCCAGCTGATGATTGCCGATGGCTGTCTGGAAGGTGTGGACTACATATATGGCGCCCACGTATGGGCAGATGACGACTATGGAACAATCGGCTTCATACCGGGACCGGCGATGGCAGGCGGGGATAATTTTGAAATCACCATCCAGGGGAAGGGCGGACACGGCGCCATTCCCCACACTACAGTAGATCCGCTTGTGACGATGAGTCAGCTTGTGGTGAACCTGCAGCAGATCGTCAGCCGCAAGATGGACCCGAACACGGCGAATGTCGTCACAATCGGGAAATTCCATAGCGGGGAAGCGACGAACGTCATCCCGGATACGGCAACGATTTCTGGGACGACGCGTACATTCGATGCGGAATCGAAGGATGTCATGGAGCAGTGGATCCGAATGATGAGTGAATCGACGGCCGCACAGAATGGCGCGACGGCAAAGGTTGACTTTACGTACGGCTGTGTACCGCTGATCAATAGTGAAGCGGAGACGGAGCAGCTCAAAGTGCTTACGGAACAGCATCTGCCGGATATGACGGTGGAGGAGAAGACGCCGATGATGACTTCTGAGGATTTTGCCTACTATCTTGAACATGTACCGGGCTCCTTCTTCTTCGTGGGGGCACGCAACCCGGAGATTGATGCAGTCCATCCACACCACCATCCCAAATTCGATGTGGATGAACGTGCCATGATTGAAATCGGTAAAGTCTTCATCCTTGCAGTGCTGCATCATATGGATGGATTGGAGGTTGCGGATTGTGAAACAGCAGAAGCATCCAAATAA
- a CDS encoding PH domain-containing protein, translating into METANILAWTLQFETDIPNDIDDILIGDERPIAAYKTLRDAAIFTDKRMIIRDAQGMTGKKVEMYSLPYSSIDMWSTENAAGMFDVNAEVELWTKVGHIKINLGKKVDIRKFDRLIAEAVLK; encoded by the coding sequence ATGGAGACGGCAAATATACTTGCATGGACGCTACAGTTCGAGACGGATATCCCAAATGACATCGATGATATTCTGATAGGGGACGAACGTCCGATTGCTGCATATAAGACGTTGAGGGACGCAGCAATCTTCACCGACAAACGTATGATCATCCGTGATGCCCAGGGCATGACGGGCAAGAAGGTGGAAATGTATTCCCTCCCGTACAGTTCCATCGACATGTGGTCGACGGAGAATGCGGCAGGCATGTTCGATGTGAATGCAGAAGTGGAACTGTGGACGAAGGTGGGACACATCAAAATCAACCTCGGCAAGAAAGTGGATATACGCAAATTTGACCGGCTCATCGCTGAAGCGGTACTGAAATAG
- a CDS encoding sodium/glutamate symporter, with protein sequence MEFTIWNLVTDLGLIAMLLLVGMFLRARIGLLQRSFMPASIIAGILGLILGPNMLGWLPFSAFIGDYPGVLIAIVFAAIPLTTGRFNIRKMINKVGGLWSYSQIAMLLMWGLGLLFALVLLVPAFDVHTGFGLILAAGFVGGHGTAAALGDAFAQQGWEEATSLAMTSATLGAILAIGVGLALIRKSANEGYANYISRFDELPEELRTGLIPENKREWGGKDTVSAISIDPLVFHMALVVFVTMIGYYLSQFGESLYEGLAIPAFSLAFLVGLALSLLLQAADMDKYIDKSVMAKVSGSATDVLVAFGIASINLTVVAQNLVPFLILMAFGILFTYTFYRFVSQYYFQEQWFEKGIFTFGWITGAVAMGIALLRIVDPKLESGTLEDYGLAYIPIAPVEIALITFAPLFILNGQHWLFTVITIALSIAIIIFSYTRGWLHLKRNA encoded by the coding sequence ATGGAATTTACAATATGGAATCTTGTGACCGATCTCGGTCTCATTGCGATGCTGCTGCTCGTCGGGATGTTCCTGCGTGCGCGCATCGGCCTGCTGCAGCGTTCATTCATGCCGGCAAGCATCATCGCCGGCATACTCGGTCTGATTCTTGGGCCGAACATGCTCGGCTGGCTGCCGTTTTCAGCGTTCATCGGAGATTATCCCGGTGTCCTGATTGCAATCGTGTTCGCTGCGATTCCGCTCACTACGGGACGTTTCAACATCAGGAAGATGATCAATAAGGTCGGCGGACTGTGGTCCTATTCACAGATTGCGATGCTCCTGATGTGGGGGCTCGGACTGCTGTTTGCACTGGTGTTACTCGTACCGGCATTTGATGTGCACACAGGCTTCGGCCTCATCCTTGCCGCCGGATTCGTCGGCGGACATGGCACCGCCGCTGCACTCGGGGATGCATTTGCCCAGCAGGGCTGGGAAGAAGCCACTTCCCTTGCGATGACATCTGCAACGCTCGGTGCCATACTGGCCATCGGGGTCGGTCTGGCCCTGATCAGGAAGAGTGCGAACGAAGGCTATGCGAACTACATTTCAAGATTCGATGAGTTGCCGGAGGAACTGAGGACCGGCCTCATCCCGGAAAACAAACGTGAGTGGGGCGGAAAGGATACAGTATCCGCGATCTCCATCGATCCGCTCGTCTTCCATATGGCACTCGTCGTCTTCGTCACGATGATCGGCTACTACTTGAGCCAGTTCGGAGAATCTCTATATGAAGGGCTCGCCATACCTGCATTCTCCCTCGCTTTCCTCGTCGGATTGGCCTTGAGCCTGCTGCTGCAGGCAGCCGACATGGACAAATACATCGATAAGAGTGTGATGGCTAAGGTGAGCGGCAGTGCGACCGATGTCCTCGTGGCATTCGGCATCGCCTCCATCAACTTGACGGTCGTCGCCCAGAACCTGGTGCCGTTCCTCATATTGATGGCGTTCGGCATCCTGTTCACATACACTTTCTACCGGTTCGTCTCCCAGTATTATTTTCAGGAGCAATGGTTTGAAAAAGGGATATTCACATTCGGCTGGATTACAGGCGCCGTCGCAATGGGCATCGCCCTGCTCCGCATCGTCGATCCGAAGCTCGAAAGTGGCACACTCGAAGATTACGGGCTTGCCTATATCCCGATCGCACCTGTTGAAATTGCGCTGATCACTTTCGCGCCGCTCTTCATTTTGAACGGCCAGCATTGGCTGTTCACGGTGATCACAATCGCCTTGAGCATTGCCATCATCATCTTCTCGTATACAAGAGGATGGCTCCATTTAAAGAGGAATGCATAG